ACCCAACGTTGGGGCGAAGCGCCCAATATGTTCGCCGCACAGGCCTTTGATGCCGCGATGATTTTAATTGCTGCGATTCAACGTACATTGGCCGCCGATACCGACATCGTGCCCGGCAGCGACGAGTTCAAAGCCGCGCTGATTGCGCAAATGGCTGTCACTGACCTGACCGGTGTAACGGGTCATGTTACTTTTGATGCATACAACAACCCGCAAAAAACGGCCGTTATCTTGAATATGGTTGATGGTAAAGAGACGTTCTGGGGTTACTTCTAAGGATTTAGCAAAACACTAGGGGAAGAAAATTTTTTCTTCCCCTAGTGTTAAATCTATGTCTATGAACACGAGGTACATACATGGTATTTGTTTCTCAACTGATTAATGGGCTGCAATTGGGCTCAATTTATGCATTGGTTGCCCTGGGCTACACCATGGTATATGGTATTATTAAGCTGCTCAACTTCGCCCACGGCGATGTCATTATGGTGGGCGGTTACATTGCGCTGAACGCGCTGTCTTTTGGGTGGCATCCCGTCGTCGCGGCGTTAGCGACAGTACTGGGTTGCATGATTTTAGCCGTTGTCATGGAAAAACTGGCCTATCGGCCCATTCGCTTCGCGCCGCGGCTGTCTTTGCTGATTACCGCCATTGGCCTGTCGATTCTTTTGCAGAACTTGGCGCAACTTATCTTTAGCGCAAGTCCTCAATTCTTCCCCACAAGAGACCTTTTTCCCTTTATAACGGATGATACGACGTCGCTGCAAATTGGCGAGCTGCAAATCGGCTATGTGCCGCTGATTACCATTTTGGTTTCGCTTGTGTCAATGGTGGCGCTGACCATTTTAGTGCAGAAGACAAAGCTGGGCAAAGCCATGCGCGCCGTGAGCGAAGATACCGGTGCGGCGCAACTGATGGGCATTAATGTAAACACGATCATCACCTTCACCTTCGCGATAGGCGCGGCGTTGGCGGGCATCGGCGCGCTGCTTTACGGTGCGGGCTACCCGCGGATAGAGCCGACACTTGGTGTTATGCTGGGATTAAAAGCTTTTGTTGCGGCGGTTGTGGGCGGCATCGGCTCAATCCCTGGTGCAATGATTGGCGGCTTTGCAATTGGATTGCTGGAAGTTTTAGTCAAAAGCATTGGTTGGTCGGGCTGGGTCGACGGCGCAGTTTTCTTAATTTTGATTATTGTGTTGCTCGTAAAGCCATCCGGCATTATGGGCCGCAATCTGATGGAAAAGGTATAAGCCATGAATAAAGCAAATAAAGTGAAAATCCCCATGCCCGCGCGGTATGGAATCAATACGCTGTTGCTGCTCGCTTTTCTGTTGGTCGGCAACATTCTCACCGGTGGAAATATGCTCACCGGTGTGCAGAATTCACTGCTGATTCAAGTCGGCATCTTTATTATTTTGGCCGTTTCGCTAAACGTAGCCACCGGGTATTTGGGCCAGCTGCCGCTGGGTCATGCCGGATTTATGGCTGTCGGCGCATACACAGCCGGCATCTTTTGGCGGTCGGGCATTTTGCCACAAGGTCTTGCTACGCCGGTCGGCATTATTTTGGCCGGCTTGGTGGCCGCCGCATTCGGTGTTGTCATTGGCATCCCCGCACTGCGTTTGCGAGGCGATTATCTTGCCATCATCACACTGGGGTTTGGTGAAATTATCCGCGTTGTCATCAACAACTTAGAAATTACCGGCGGTGCGATGGGACTGCATGGCATACCACGCAATATATCGACATTTTTTGTCGTCTACGTCTGCGTCATCGCATCTTGTGCCGTCATTCACCTGATGATGAAAAGCCGGCACGGGCGGGCTATTTTATCCATTCGTGAAAACGAAATTGCATCCGAAAGCTGCGGCATCAATACCACGTATTACAAAGTCATGGCCTTTGCCGTTTCGGCGTTTTTCGGCGGTGTCGCCGGTGCGCTTTTCGTAGGAGACTTGGGGATGTTGATGCCGGGACAGTTTGGGTTTATGACCAGCATCAACATTTTGATGATTGTCGTATTGGGTGGAATGGGCTCGATGGCCGGCTCTGTCGTTGCGGCGGCGGTGTTGACCAGTCTGCCCATTATGATGCAATTTCTCGACCAGTATCGCATGGTCATTTATGCGCTGATGTTGGTGCTTGTCATGATTTTTAAGCCATCGGGATTGTTGGGGTCGTATGACTTCTCACTGTCGAGGTTGTTAGAGAAAGCCATCAATCGCCTCAGAAGAGGAAAGCCGGAAAAGGAGGGTGAGCGCAATGATTAAACATAACCCTGCGCTGCCGTTTCTGCCGGAGCGCGACAAAGAGCGCCGCCCTGTCTTGGAATGCGTCAATCTCGGCATTGATTTTGGCGGACTAACTGCCGTCAAAGATTTCAACATCACCATCGGAGCGACTGAGATTTGCGGTCTTATCGGTCCAAACGGTGCGGGAAAGACCACGATCTTTAATTTGTTGACAAAGGTGTACCGTCCGACGCGTGGTTCAGTGATCCTCAACGGCAAAGACACCAAAAACATGAACACCATGCAGGCAAACAAAGCCGGACTTGCCAGAACATTTCAAAACATCCGGCTCTTCAAAGAGCTGACCGTGATGGAAAACGTGCTGGTCGGCTTACACAATGAGATGGATTACCGCCTGAGCGGCGCGTTGCTGCGATTGCCACGCTATTGGAGAGCTGAGCGTATTGCCCGGGAAAGAACGCTGGAGCTGCTGTCCATTTTTGGTATGCAGGATATGGCCGAGCACAAAGCCGGTAGTTTGCCCTACGGGTCACAGCGCCGCTTGGAAATTGTGAGAGCACTGGCGACAAATCCCGCAGTGCTGCTGTTAGACGAACCTGCCGCCGGCATGAATCCCGCCGAAACAGAAGATCTTATGCGAACCATCAAAAAAATACACGAAACATTCCAAATCGCGATTTTCTTGATTGAGCATGATATGCACTTGGTCATGGGTGTTTGCGAGGGCGTTGCCGTACTCAATTACGGGCAGCTGATTGCCAAAGGCACGCCGGCCGAAGTGCAAAAAGATCCCAAGGTTATTGAGGCGTACTTGGGCTCGGGAGGAGGCGAAGCGCATGCTTAAAGTCACCAATATGAATGTATATTACGGTAATATCTACGCCGTCAAAGACGTGAGTTTTGAAGTCGGCGAGGGTGAAATCGTCACTCTTATCGGTGCAAACGGTGCCGGAAAGAGCACCATTTTGCAGACCGTTTCCGGCCTGCTTAGAAGCAAGACAGGCTCAATTGAGTTCAACGGTCTCGAAATCGGCAATGCGCCGCCGCATACGCTTGTCAAACAAGGGTTGGCGCAAGTGCCCGAGGGGCGGCGTGTTTTTCTGCAAATGAGTGTGCAAGAAAATTTAGAGATGGGACACTACACGCAAGCCGGCAACACATTGCATAAGAGAATTGAGCAAGTCTATGAACGTTTCCCTCGTTTACAGGAGCGGCGGAAACAAATTGCGGGTACACTTTCAGGCGGCGAACAGCAAATGCTGGCGATGGGCAGGGCTCTGATGTCGCGTCCTAAGCTGTTAATGCTTGACGAGCCGTCGATGGGTCTCGCGCCTCTTTTGGTCGAACAAATTTTTGGCATTATACGCGAGTTGAACAATGCCGGCGTAACCATCCTGCTGGTCGAACAAAATGCCCATATGGCGCTAAATGTTGCCGACAGAGGCTATGTGCTGGAAACAGGTAAAATCGTTCTGGCTGATAATGCAAAAAGCCTGCTCGAAAACGATGCAGTGCGCAAAGCCTATTTAGGCGCATAACCAAACAGACAGAAAAACTGCCGGAACCATTGCGGTTCCGGCAGTTTTATGTGTTTTAATCAAACCGTAAAAAGTCAACACTCTCAAAGCTCGTCAGCGAGAAAGAGGCAATGTGGCTGCCGGTCAGAACATAGAGGTAGTCGCCGATATACAGCCCTCTCATTTGACCCCACCAGCGTTGCCAGCCCCATTCATCGTATTCATTGTCAAATTCGATGATACCTCGCTGGAAGAAGCCGTACACATCGTCGTAGCCGTAAACAAGGTATGCGTTCTCCGATGGGAATGCAATAATGTTTCTGTCCACATCAATAAGAATGGCCTTGTGATTATATGATGACTCCGACCACCAGAAGCCGTCAAGACTCAATGTGTGTCGTTCATAAACATCCAAGAGGTTGTCGGTGTTGAACATTGACAGCTTCAAATAGCCCCACATGCCCGTCTCTTCGGCGGCATCCCGTCCAAAACCGAACAATCGCCCGTCGCCAAACGGATGCAAGTAATCGGAGAAACCGGGTATTTTAAGTTCACTGAGGATAACAGGATTGGTCGGGTCGCTGAGATCGGCTGCGAACAGCGGATCGACATCACGGAATGTCACAAAGAAGCAAATGTCGCCCATAAATCTGACCGAGAAAACCCGCTCACCCGGTGCCAGACCCTCAACGGCGCCGATGATATTTAAGTCCATATCAAGGACATAGAGGTTGTTGGTACTGGTTTCTGTCCAGGTTTCACGGTATACTCTGTCGCGGTTTTCCCAATCGCTGAAATAATATACCCATTGGAATACGCCTTCTTCAATCTCTGTTTCATCTTCCCAATGCCAAAATGAGCCATCCCAATCACTGCGGCTAAACCGGTCTGTTGGCCCGTAATACCGTTCAGTGTTCGACCACCATTGATGGAATGTCGTAACAATTCTAAATGTGCCGTTGTATTCATCCATAGAGAACTGATTTAAGATATTGCCGGCAATTGTCGCCGATGCTTCAGCTCTGACAATGCCGTTGTCCAGCGAAATCCGTGTGATATTTGTCATGGTATGGCTATGGCTCCACCGCGCTCTTGTCGATTCGCCATGCTCTGAATTTTCGCCCACATGCTCAGTATTTGTGATAAAAATATTGTTGTGGCTGGCATAAATATTCCAGCCAAAGCCCAGCAGCGATTGCGTGGAAATCACGTTGCCGCTGCCGCTCGTGTCAATACCCGAAATAACGGTATGCTGCACGCGGTCAAGGTTGTCGTTGAGAATGATATCTTCCGGCGCGATGACCCGACGCTCGCCGTTTTCAATAATCTGCGGAATAAAGGTTTCAGGGCGCGCAAGGTCAGGGTCTTCCCATGACGTATGGTTGGTTGCGAGATACAGCGTTTCGCCAATCATGCGCGAGGAGATATACGACCCGCTTTGCCCGACTTCGCCCAGCTTAACAGGGCGTTGGTTCATGTCAGACACGTCATAAATCTCGGCAATAACGGCTTGGTTTGGCCCCCAGCCCCACCAACCGCCCCGACCCCAGTCAGCAATTCTGCTTGACCCGGCGCGTGCGAGTTCATTATGGTCCACATCCCATGTACGCGACAACAAAATCAGCCGGCCGTCGGTGATATAAATTTCAAAGGTATCGCGGCCGCGATCACGGGGATTTTCAGTCTGCCGTCTGCGGTTTTGGATAACTCCTACGTTATCTTGGCGCTCAATTTGCCAAAATAACTCTAATCTGCCGTCGACGGCACTGATGATGTTGATAAAGTTGTCCGAAACAGCATAAATATGCCGCCCGTCAGTCTTGACAATGTCGGCCTCTTGTACGCCCAGCATTTGCAGGTTTGTGTCGCTGAAATCAGGCGTTTCAGAATATGAGCTCCTGTTGCCGGTCGTGCCGGTCGCCGGGTTTTCGCGCAGGGCCGGAGCTGCCGTGTCCATGTCCTCCGCCATTACCATCTCTTCGGTGGCCGAGCGGGGCAATCCATAGACGGCCTCAGTGCTAATGTTGCTGATCAGACTGTATATCTCCTCAAAGTTGGCGGCAGCCGCGAGTTCATTGTGTTGTCCTTGCGGCAAATTTGGGTTGGGCTGTGAGCCGTTGTTTTGTGAGCTGATGACAAAGGGAATGGTCGCCACAAGCAATGCCAAGCATGCTGCTGCGGCCACTGTTCGTCTCCAAATCGGGAGGTGCAAAATGCGGCCGCCTTTCACTTGTGCGTCGACTTGTGTGCTGTCGTGATGTTCCATTTCTTTCTTGACCGCGTCAAGAGACTCTTGGCGCGGCGATTGGCCATCCATAAACTTGTTGTAATCATCTTTGAACATGTCAATTTCTCCTTTCAGAAATTTGCCTCACCCAATTCTTTTTTGAGGCACTCTCGGGCGCGCCGCAGATGCGATTTGACCGTTGATTCGTTAAAGCCCGTCATTTGCGCAATTTCGACAATGGCATAGCCCTCGTAGTAAAACAAGTGGATACAAAGCCGCTGTTTGTCGTTGAGTTTGGCGACGGCCTCGGCGATGTACGAGTTTTCCGAAATATCCTCTTGTTTTTCTGCATTGACTTCCTCCGCCGGCATAAGAACCGTCTTCTTGCGCCAAGGTGAGGTGTGAAGTGACTTGGCCGTGTTGATAGTGACTTTGATGAACCACGCCTTTTCGTGTTCTCCGTCGTTAAATTCGGGCTTGTATTTGACAAACCGCAAAAATACTTCTTGCATGATATCTTCCGCATCGTTTCGATTGCGCGCGTAAGAAAAAGCAAGACGGTAGACCATGCTGCTAAGACGTTGTATCAGCGTGTCAACATGGCTGCTCTCGAGTTGCAATCCATCGTTCATTCTGTCACCTCATACACCCATAACACTAAAAACATCTCAAGAAAGTTGCAGTTGGCAAAAAATATTTTTGTTGTGTACTGGTTTGGCGCTCAATGTACAGACAGTATAGCATAGTGCAGCACGTTTCACAATGTCGTGCGGGCAGTCACATAAATAAATCCGAACCCGATGCCAACAGGGTTCGGATGAATATGACTTGGGGCTGCCATTGTATACTTACCAATCTAATAAGCCCTTGTGCCTAAAATGTTCCACAGCACAGTGCAGCGTGTAAACGCTCACGCCCAGGTAGGCAGCAATGGATGCGTCATCTACGCTCCACGGGTTTGACAATGCCGCTTGAAAGTCTTCCCATGATACAAGTCGGTCAGCGGCTCGGCGGCTGGCTCGACGCTCAGCGCGTTGTTTCACGGGCGCCGGCGCATCAGCATCCGGCAATGATTCGTGTGCACGTGCCATCTCGAGAGCCAGACACTCTGCCTCTTCGCGTTCGGTCAGCCACGGCGTAATGCCGATGCCGTAGCTGTCCTCAACATTGACGCAGACAGATGGCGTACCTTTCAACGGGTGATAGAGGACGGTTATCTTATCCCGCTCTGCCTCATCGTGCATCTCAATGATCTGTTGCCGTGCATTCATTGCTTTCATCCTTTCGTGCCTTGAATGTTTGTGCAAAGTCTAATACAGATTGTCTTTGCTCATCGGTTAATGTTTCGGTTTCTTTGAACACTGCGTATTGAAATTCGCCCCATTTAAGCTGGGGATCTTTTTTTGCGCCTTGGAGCACGGGATCGTCTGACGTACCAAGCAGATAGTCTATTGATACGTTAAAGCAGGCAGAAAGTGTAGCAATTTCTGCAAATACAGGGATGCTTCGCCCCGCCTTCCAGTCCTCAACTTTACTGCTGTCGGCGTCAAGCAGGCGGCAAATGGCTTGCTCGGATAGGTTTTTTGATTTCGCAATGTCAAGTATACGTTGTATGGAAAGGAGCATGCTAAATACCTCGCCCATTGATACAGCCATGCGTAATGGTGTAAGTTTACATAACGACTTAACAGTATTTTACACCAAAAGAGAAAGCATGTCAATAGCTGTACAGTAAAAAGGGGGGGGACATAAAACAGAATGAAAATAAAACCCATCTAACTCATGGCAAATGCGAGTGGTTAGATGGGTGATGGTGGCAAGCGATGGGTCTGTGTTTCACGACCCATCGAAAAGGCTTGTATTTGGGGCGGTTGTGTGGTACACTCATGCCGTAGGTAGAACCATTATCTACGCTACACCGCTTTGCCTTTGGCAGGGTCGGTAGTTTATATTTTCGGAACATAGAGGACAAGTAAATGTTTAGCCAATGTAATGTGTTGATTAAATAGAAAAGGCGGTTTCGATTTATGGATAAGCTTCAAAAGTATGTCAATCTAATAGTTCAAATAGGCGTTAATATTCAACCGGGACAGAAGCTGTTAATATTCTCACCGGTGGACGCTGCATATTTCGCACGTATGATAATGGAACAGGCTTATAAAATTGGCGTAGCAGATGTTGTTATTTGTTGGGAAGATGAAGTGTCAGATAGAATCGACTATTTGTTATCGCCTAATGACGACTATGACAAAGTTTTGGAGTGGGAAAAAGCTCGGGTCAAGCATTGGGTTGATGATAGCTATAATGTGCTAACAATTTATGCGCCCAACTCTGAGCTTTCAGTTGGTGTAAATCCAAAGCATATTGAAATGAAGCAAAAAGCTGTGGAAGAAGCTCGACAACCTTTGTATAATCAAGGCTGGAAGGTGCAGTGGGGTATGGCATATGTCCCGACAACCGCTTGGGCAAATAAAGTTTTCCCAAATGCAAAAGACACGAAAGAGGCTGAGAGCCTCATGTGGGAGGCAATATATTCCGCTTGTCGTATAGACGAAAACGAACCTATGGAAACATGGCATAAGCATATAGAACATTTACAGAACAAAATAGATGCTTTGGCGGCTCACAATTTTAAACACTTACATTTTAAGACTGATGCAGGCACGGATTTGGAAGTGGAATTGCCCCAAGAGCATGTATGGATGTCCTGTGTTGGAGAGTCCACAATGGGCAATAAATTCGTTGCAAACATACCAACAGAAGAGGTGTTTACCGCTCCTTTACGTACAGGAGTTAATGGTATTGTTTATGCAACAAAACCCATGGTTTATATGGGCAAGGTTATTGATGGATTTTGGCTTCGTTTCAAAGATGGTAAGGTGGTAGACTATGATGCCAAGGAAAACAAACATGTATTAAAAGAATTGTTAACAACACATGATAATGCTGATTATCTGGGGGAAGTGGCGCTTGTGCCCCATTCATCCCCTATTTCTCAACTAAATGTTCTTTGGTATGATAGTAGCTTTGATGAAAACGCGTCTTGTCATTTAGCATTAGGATATGCCTATCCTAACTCGGTCAAGGGTGCAAGCAAAGGCATTCTCAATCAATCTTCTATTCACGAGGACTTCATGATAGGCACATCAGATATGGACATTATGGGCACTACCCAAGCTGGAGAAGAAATTTTTATTTTTAAACAGGGTGAATGGGCAATATAACCCTTTATTGAATACATATACAATACTTTCCGGCATCATAATTTGATAAGCTTTTGTACTTTGTCGTTTCGTAATGCATCTTAATGATAACAAAGGGGGATTTCAGATGAAACTATCAGCAACCAACAATTCCAAAAACTCAAAGCCGATATAAACCACGTCCACAAAACCAAACGAGCCGTGGAGGAGTTACTACCCAAAGAACCGAGGTCAAAAACACGCAACCTTGACATGGAGCGGTAGGTGTGGCAAGCGATGGGTCTGTGTTTCACAGCCTATCGAAAAGGCTTGTATTTGGGGCGGTTATGTGGTATAGTGGTATTGTTATCTGCACTTAGCACATCGGCGGGGTGCGTGGTATCATATTTATAATTTGTTTTATGAGAGGAATGATTTACTATGCCGTTAGTTGCTGCGAAATGTGAATCGTGCGGGGCAAACTTG
Above is a window of Oscillospiraceae bacterium DNA encoding:
- a CDS encoding branched-chain amino acid ABC transporter permease — translated: MVFVSQLINGLQLGSIYALVALGYTMVYGIIKLLNFAHGDVIMVGGYIALNALSFGWHPVVAALATVLGCMILAVVMEKLAYRPIRFAPRLSLLITAIGLSILLQNLAQLIFSASPQFFPTRDLFPFITDDTTSLQIGELQIGYVPLITILVSLVSMVALTILVQKTKLGKAMRAVSEDTGAAQLMGINVNTIITFTFAIGAALAGIGALLYGAGYPRIEPTLGVMLGLKAFVAAVVGGIGSIPGAMIGGFAIGLLEVLVKSIGWSGWVDGAVFLILIIVLLVKPSGIMGRNLMEKV
- a CDS encoding branched-chain amino acid ABC transporter permease, with protein sequence MNKANKVKIPMPARYGINTLLLLAFLLVGNILTGGNMLTGVQNSLLIQVGIFIILAVSLNVATGYLGQLPLGHAGFMAVGAYTAGIFWRSGILPQGLATPVGIILAGLVAAAFGVVIGIPALRLRGDYLAIITLGFGEIIRVVINNLEITGGAMGLHGIPRNISTFFVVYVCVIASCAVIHLMMKSRHGRAILSIRENEIASESCGINTTYYKVMAFAVSAFFGGVAGALFVGDLGMLMPGQFGFMTSINILMIVVLGGMGSMAGSVVAAAVLTSLPIMMQFLDQYRMVIYALMLVLVMIFKPSGLLGSYDFSLSRLLEKAINRLRRGKPEKEGERND
- a CDS encoding ABC transporter ATP-binding protein; translated protein: MIKHNPALPFLPERDKERRPVLECVNLGIDFGGLTAVKDFNITIGATEICGLIGPNGAGKTTIFNLLTKVYRPTRGSVILNGKDTKNMNTMQANKAGLARTFQNIRLFKELTVMENVLVGLHNEMDYRLSGALLRLPRYWRAERIARERTLELLSIFGMQDMAEHKAGSLPYGSQRRLEIVRALATNPAVLLLDEPAAGMNPAETEDLMRTIKKIHETFQIAIFLIEHDMHLVMGVCEGVAVLNYGQLIAKGTPAEVQKDPKVIEAYLGSGGGEAHA
- a CDS encoding ABC transporter ATP-binding protein — translated: MLKVTNMNVYYGNIYAVKDVSFEVGEGEIVTLIGANGAGKSTILQTVSGLLRSKTGSIEFNGLEIGNAPPHTLVKQGLAQVPEGRRVFLQMSVQENLEMGHYTQAGNTLHKRIEQVYERFPRLQERRKQIAGTLSGGEQQMLAMGRALMSRPKLLMLDEPSMGLAPLLVEQIFGIIRELNNAGVTILLVEQNAHMALNVADRGYVLETGKIVLADNAKSLLENDAVRKAYLGA
- a CDS encoding beta-propeller domain-containing protein, which codes for MFKDDYNKFMDGQSPRQESLDAVKKEMEHHDSTQVDAQVKGGRILHLPIWRRTVAAAACLALLVATIPFVISSQNNGSQPNPNLPQGQHNELAAAANFEEIYSLISNISTEAVYGLPRSATEEMVMAEDMDTAAPALRENPATGTTGNRSSYSETPDFSDTNLQMLGVQEADIVKTDGRHIYAVSDNFINIISAVDGRLELFWQIERQDNVGVIQNRRRQTENPRDRGRDTFEIYITDGRLILLSRTWDVDHNELARAGSSRIADWGRGGWWGWGPNQAVIAEIYDVSDMNQRPVKLGEVGQSGSYISSRMIGETLYLATNHTSWEDPDLARPETFIPQIIENGERRVIAPEDIILNDNLDRVQHTVISGIDTSGSGNVISTQSLLGFGWNIYASHNNIFITNTEHVGENSEHGESTRARWSHSHTMTNITRISLDNGIVRAEASATIAGNILNQFSMDEYNGTFRIVTTFHQWWSNTERYYGPTDRFSRSDWDGSFWHWEDETEIEEGVFQWVYYFSDWENRDRVYRETWTETSTNNLYVLDMDLNIIGAVEGLAPGERVFSVRFMGDICFFVTFRDVDPLFAADLSDPTNPVILSELKIPGFSDYLHPFGDGRLFGFGRDAAEETGMWGYLKLSMFNTDNLLDVYERHTLSLDGFWWSESSYNHKAILIDVDRNIIAFPSENAYLVYGYDDVYGFFQRGIIEFDNEYDEWGWQRWWGQMRGLYIGDYLYVLTGSHIASFSLTSFESVDFLRFD
- a CDS encoding RNA polymerase sigma factor; the encoded protein is MNDGLQLESSHVDTLIQRLSSMVYRLAFSYARNRNDAEDIMQEVFLRFVKYKPEFNDGEHEKAWFIKVTINTAKSLHTSPWRKKTVLMPAEEVNAEKQEDISENSYIAEAVAKLNDKQRLCIHLFYYEGYAIVEIAQMTGFNESTVKSHLRRARECLKKELGEANF
- a CDS encoding aminopeptidase, with the translated sequence MDKLQKYVNLIVQIGVNIQPGQKLLIFSPVDAAYFARMIMEQAYKIGVADVVICWEDEVSDRIDYLLSPNDDYDKVLEWEKARVKHWVDDSYNVLTIYAPNSELSVGVNPKHIEMKQKAVEEARQPLYNQGWKVQWGMAYVPTTAWANKVFPNAKDTKEAESLMWEAIYSACRIDENEPMETWHKHIEHLQNKIDALAAHNFKHLHFKTDAGTDLEVELPQEHVWMSCVGESTMGNKFVANIPTEEVFTAPLRTGVNGIVYATKPMVYMGKVIDGFWLRFKDGKVVDYDAKENKHVLKELLTTHDNADYLGEVALVPHSSPISQLNVLWYDSSFDENASCHLALGYAYPNSVKGASKGILNQSSIHEDFMIGTSDMDIMGTTQAGEEIFIFKQGEWAI